A single window of Stigmatopora nigra isolate UIUO_SnigA chromosome 20, RoL_Snig_1.1, whole genome shotgun sequence DNA harbors:
- the LOC144213870 gene encoding adhesion G protein-coupled receptor L3-like isoform X6, producing the protein MWTMHLLVLASLVAPATMAFSRAPIPMAVVRRELSCEGYPIELRCPGTDVIMIESANYGRTDDKICDADPAQMENTRCYLPDAYKIMSQRCNNRTQCAVVAGPDVFPDPCPGTYKYLEVQYECVPYKVEQKGSSVFLCPGLLRRVHQSEHLFESDHQSGAWCKDPLQASDKIYYMPWTPYRTDTLTEYSSKEDFVAGRPTTTYKLPHRVDGTGFVVYDGALFFNKERTRNIVKFDLRTRIKSGEAIIANANYHDTSPYRWGGKSDIDLAVDENGLWVIYATEQNNGRVVISQLNPYTLRVEGTWDTAYDKRSASNAFMICGVLYVVKSVYEDDDNESAGNKIDYVYNTEMSKDGYLDIPFPNSYQYIAAVDYNPRDNLLYVWNNYHVVKYSLDFGVLDNRLESSSSMMVYADSTSTPTRTTQRPFTTALPFTSPRTGTIKMTATAFAATSTRTLAPPRTQTPVGRLGAGDQRPPSSSKIPAVRVEYCTPLVMTDISWPRTKQGVVAKMPCPPSTIGVASYSCVGPEGYWDPQGPDFTNCTSPWVNIISQKLKASETAAVIARELAEQTKNNLQAGDITYTVRTLVQLVDLLDVQLRNLTPGGKDSAARSLNKLQKRERSCRYYVQAMVETVNNLLQPQARAAWRELSTGEQLRAATTLLDTVEQGAFVLADNLLKTDIVQENAENIQLEVARMSTDGNLPDLKFPQTGGHGSAIHLSANTLKQHGRNGEIRIAFVLYKHIGAYLSTENASIKLTGEAMAANYSVIVNSPVITAAINKDANKVYLSDPVVFTVRHLQQSEGNFNPNCSFWSYSKRSMSGYWSTQDCRLLATNRSHTSCSCTHLTNFAVLMAHVDVKNTDPVHDMLLDVITWVGILLSLVCLLVSFFTFCFFRGLQSDRNTIHKNLCICLFIAELLFLVGINRADQPIACAIFAALLHFFFLAAFTWMFLEGVQLYILLVEVFESEHSRRRYFYLAGYGLPALVVAVSAAVDYRSYGTDRVCWLRLDTYFIWSFIGPATLIIMLNVIFLGIALYKMFHHTAILKPDSGCLDNIKSWVIGAIALLCLLGLTWAFGLMYVNETTVVMAYLFTIFNSLQGMFIFIFHCVLQKKVRKEFGKCLRTHCCSGKSVENSTGSKGNASRAPGRYSAASQSRIRRMWNDTVRKQSESSFMTGDINSSASLNRGVMANSLIPNALLRPHGTNNPYNTLLGESAVYNNPLGMYNAQEGILNNARDTSVMDTLPLNGNHGYSIASADYVSDCVQILERGYNHGESSLEKKILKELASNYLPTYLNNSAEHHRNLVNKLVNNTTKESGYASGSRTDCRPESGVPLLPQRALSPERSFAPCRPPPLPLALRPYSAAASSSSSRRRIPQENSESFFPLLNHEQAEEDESSPASSHRRDSLRASVPALPGHRTGPGGPEDPGASSDDVYYKSMPNLGSGNHLHRLHSYYQLGRGSSDGFIVPQNKDDLSPGEPPPEVSHLVTSL; encoded by the exons ATGTAACAACCGGACACAGTGCGCCGTGGTGGCCGGACCTGACGTATTTCCAGACCCCTGCCCGGGAACTTACAAATACCTGGAGGTCCAGTACGAATGCGTACCGTACA AAGTGGAACAAAAA ggcTCCTCAGTGTTCCTGTGCCCGGGGCTTCTACGCAGGGTGCACCAGAGCGAACACCTCTTCGAATCGGACCACCAATCCGGAGCCTGGTGTAAAGACCCCCTACAGGCATCGGATAAGATCTACTACATGCCCTGGACACCCTACCGTACGGACACATTAACCGAGTACTCATCCAAAGAGGACTTTGTAGCCGGCAGGCCGACTACCACCTACAAGCTACCGCACCGCGTAGACGGCACGGGTTTCGTGGTATACGACGGGGCGCTGTTCTTCAACAAGGAACGTACACGGAACATCGTCAAGTTCGATTTGCGTACCCGGATCAAGAGCGGCGAGGCTATCATCGCTAACGCTAACTACCACGATACCTCGCCTTACAGATGGGGCGGGAAATCGGACATCGACTTAGCGGTGGATGAAAACGGACTGTGGGTGATTTACGCCACCGAACAGAACAACGGGCGGGTGGTTATCAGTCAACTTAACCCCTACACCCTCCGCGTCGAGGGAACGTGGGATACGGCCTATGACAAGCGTTCGGCGTCCAATGCCTTCATGATCTGCGGCGTCCTCTACGTGGTTAAGTCCGTATACGAGGACGATGACAACGAATCGGCGGGGAATAAGATCGACTACGTATACAACACGGAGATGAGTAAAGATGGCTACCTGGACATACCTTTTCCTAACTCCTATCAGTACATAGCGGCTGTGGATTATAATCCAAGAGACAACCTACTTTACGTCTGGAACAATTACCATGTAGTCAAGTACTCGCTGGATTTTGGTGTACTGGATAACCGACTTG AGTCCTCATCCTCCATGATGGTCTACGCCGACTccaccagcacccccacaagaACCACCCAACGTCCCTTCACCACGGCGTTGCCCTTCACGTCACCCCGAACAGGAACCATCAAAATGACCGCCACAGCTTTCGCCGCTACATCTACGAGGACTTTAGCCCCGCCCAGGACTCAAACGCCAGTTGGCCGTTTAGGCGCCGGAGACCAACGACCGCCATCGTCCTCCAAAATCCCCGCAGTCAGGGTGGAGTACTGCACCCCTCTGGTCATGACGGACATCTCCTGGCCTAGAACGAAGCAGGGAGTGGTCGCCAAAATGCCCTGTCCTCCCAGCACAATAG GGGTAGCGTCTTACTCCTGTGTAGGTCCCGAGGGTTACTGGGACCCCCAAGGGCCGGATTTCACCAACTGTACCTCCCCCTGGGTCAACATCATCAGCCAGAAG TTGAAAGCTAGCGAGACGGCGGCGGTGATCGCCCGAGAACTGGCCGAGCAGACCAAGAACAACCTCCAGGCGGGTGACATCACCTACACGGTGAGGACTCTGGTGCAGTTGGTGGATCTCCTGGATGTCCAGTTGCGGAACTTGACGCCGGGTGGGAAGGACAGCGCGGCGAGGAGTCTCAATAAG ctGCAAAAAAGAGAGCGCTCCTGCCGTTATTATGTCCAG GCCATGGTGGAGACGGTCAACAATCTGCTACAGCCGCAGGCTAGGGCGGCCTGGCGCGAACTAAGTACGGGTGAACAGCTGCGAGCCGCCACTACCCTGCTGGACACGGTTGAACAGGGCGCCTTCGTGCTTGCTGACAATCTGCTGAAAACTGACATCGTACAGGAGAACGCGGAAAATATAC AGTTGGAAGTTGCACGAATGAGCACCGATGGGAATTTACCCGACCTGAAATTCCCCCAAACGGGCGGGCACGGTAGCGCCATCCACCTGTCAGCCAACACACTGAAACAACACGGACGAAACG GCGAAATCCGGATCGCTTTCGTGCTATACAAGCACATCGGAGCCTATCTGTCCACGGAAAATGCTAGCATCAAGCTAACCGGCGAAGCTATGGCTGCTAACTACTCTGTCATCGTCAACTCGCCGGTTATTACGGCCGCCATTAACAAGGACGCCAATAAAGTCTACCTCTCGGACCCGGTGGTTTTCACAGTCCGGCACTTGCAG CAATCTGAAGGGAACTTTAACCCCAACTGTTCATTTTGGAGCTACTCCAAGCGTAGCATGAGTGGCTACTGGTCCACGCAGGACTGCCGCCTACTGGCCACCAATAGAAGCCACACAAGTTGTTCCTGCACACACTTGACCAACTTTGCTGTCCTCATGGCGCATGTGGACGTCAAG AACACGGATCCCGTTCACGATATGCTCCTGGACGTCATCACTTGGGTTGGCATCCTTCTGTCGTTGGTGTGTCTGCTGGTCAGCTTCTTCACCTTCTGCTTCTTCCGCGGACTCCAAAGCGACCGCAACACCATCCACAAGAACTTGTGCATCTGCCTCTTCATCGCAGAGTTGCTTTTCCTCGTGGGAATCAATCGCGCAGACCAGCCG ATCGCTTGTGCCATTTTCGCCGCCCTACTGCACTTCTTCTTCCTGGCCGCCTTCACCTGGATGTTCCTGGAAGGGGTGCAGCTCTACATCTTGCTGGTAGAGGTGTTTGAGAGCGAACACTCACGCCGACGCTACTTCTACCTGGCGGGATACGGACTCCCGGCTTTGGTAGTGGCCGTGTCGGCCGCCGTGGACTACCGCAGTTACGGCACCGATAGAGT TTGCTGGCTCCGCCTTGACACCTACTTCATCTGGAGTTTCATTGGACCGGCGACCTTGATAATTATG CTCAACGTCATCTTTCTTGGCATCGCGCTCTACAAGATGTTCCACCACACGGCCATCCTCAAGCCCGATTCTGGTTGCCTGGACAACATCAA ATCATGGGTCATTGGCGCCATTGCCTTACTATGCCTATTAGGCCTAACCTGGGCCTTCGGATTGATGTACGTCAACGAAACCACGGTGGTCATGGCTTACCTCTTCACCATCTTCAACTCGCTCCAGGGAATGTTTATCTTCATATTCCACTGCGTTCTACAGAAGAAG GTGCGCAAGGAGTTTGGCAAGTGCTTGCGGACGCACTGCTGTAGTGGGAAGAGTGTAGAGAACTCTACCGGCTCTAAGGGGAACGCTTCCCGGGCTCCTGGACGATACTCTGCCGCTTCACAG AGTCGAATCCGCCGAATGTGGAACGACACAGTCAGAAAACAGTCCGAATCGTCTTTCATGACCGGTGACATCAACAGCTCGGCATCCCTCAACAGAG GGGTTATGGCTAACAGTCTTATTCCTAACGCTCTCCTACGTCCTCATGGCACTAACAACCCGTATAATACCTTGCTGGGGGAGTCGGCGGTCTATAACAACCCCCTGGGCATGTACAACGCGCAAG AGGGAATCCTGAACAACGCCCGGGATACAAGTGTCATGGATACACTACCACTGAATGGTAACCACGGCTACAGCATCGCTAGCGCCGACTACGTCAGCGATTGCGTCCAGATTTTGGAGCGGGGCTACAACCACGGCGAAAGCAGCCTGGAGAAGAAGATCCTCAAGGAGCTGGCCTCCAACTACCTCCCCACCTACCTGAACAATTCGGCAGAGCACCACCGCAACCTAGTCAACAAACTAGTCAACAACACTACCAAGGAAAGCGGCTACGCTTCGGGGTCACGAACCGACTGCCGGCCGGAATCTGGCGTCCCGCTCTTACCACAGAGGGCGCTATCCCCAGAGCGCTCTTTTGCCCCCTGCCGGCCCCCACCCCTCCCACTGGCCCTACGCCCCTACTCGGCCGCCGCCTCTTCGTCATCTTCGCGGAGGCGGATCCCGCAGGAGAACAGCGAGAGCTTCTTCCCGTTGTTAAACCACGAGCAGGCTGAAGAGGACGAAAGCTCGCCGGCGTCCAGTCACCGGAGAGACTCATTACGCGCCAGTGTTCCCGCACTCCCAGGACACCGAACTGGCCCTGGTGGTCCCGAGGACCCCGGGGCCAGCTCGGATGATGTGTACTACAAGAGTATGCCTAACCTAGGTTCGGGTAACCACCTCCACCGGCTACACTCGTACTACCAACTAGGACGTGGGAGCAGTGATGGCTTCATCGTACCCCAAAACAAGGACGACCTGTCCCCTGGGGAACCACCCCCGGAGGTCTCGCACTTGGTCACCAGCTTATAG
- the LOC144213870 gene encoding adhesion G protein-coupled receptor L3-like isoform X11: MWTMHLLVLASLVAPATMAFSRAPIPMAVVRRELSCEGYPIELRCPGTDVIMIESANYGRTDDKICDADPAQMENTRCYLPDAYKIMSQRCNNRTQCAVVAGPDVFPDPCPGTYKYLEVQYECVPYKVEQKGSSVFLCPGLLRRVHQSEHLFESDHQSGAWCKDPLQASDKIYYMPWTPYRTDTLTEYSSKEDFVAGRPTTTYKLPHRVDGTGFVVYDGALFFNKERTRNIVKFDLRTRIKSGEAIIANANYHDTSPYRWGGKSDIDLAVDENGLWVIYATEQNNGRVVISQLNPYTLRVEGTWDTAYDKRSASNAFMICGVLYVVKSVYEDDDNESAGNKIDYVYNTEMSKDGYLDIPFPNSYQYIAAVDYNPRDNLLYVWNNYHVVKYSLDFGVLDNRLESSSSMMVYADSTSTPTRTTQRPFTTALPFTSPRTGTIKMTATAFAATSTRTLAPPRTQTPVGRLGAGDQRPPSSSKIPAVRVEYCTPLVMTDISWPRTKQGVVAKMPCPPSTIGVASYSCVGPEGYWDPQGPDFTNCTSPWVNIISQKLKASETAAVIARELAEQTKNNLQAGDITYTVRTLVQLVDLLDVQLRNLTPGGKDSAARSLNKLQKRERSCRYYVQAMVETVNNLLQPQARAAWRELSTGEQLRAATTLLDTVEQGAFVLADNLLKTDIVQENAENIQLEVARMSTDGNLPDLKFPQTGGHGSAIHLSANTLKQHGRNGEIRIAFVLYKHIGAYLSTENASIKLTGEAMAANYSVIVNSPVITAAINKDANKVYLSDPVVFTVRHLQQSEGNFNPNCSFWSYSKRSMSGYWSTQDCRLLATNRSHTSCSCTHLTNFAVLMAHVDVKNTDPVHDMLLDVITWVGILLSLVCLLVSFFTFCFFRGLQSDRNTIHKNLCICLFIAELLFLVGINRADQPIACAIFAALLHFFFLAAFTWMFLEGVQLYILLVEVFESEHSRRRYFYLAGYGLPALVVAVSAAVDYRSYGTDRVCWLRLDTYFIWSFIGPATLIIMLNVIFLGIALYKMFHHTAILKPDSGCLDNIKSWVIGAIALLCLLGLTWAFGLMYVNETTVVMAYLFTIFNSLQGMFIFIFHCVLQKKVRKEFGKCLRTHCCSGKSVENSTGSKGNASRAPGRYSAASQSRIRRMWNDTVRKQSESSFMTGDINSSASLNRGVMANSLIPNALLRPHGTNNPYNTLLGESAVYNNPLGMYNAQELYRETSMGVKLNIAYQIGNPEQRPGYKCHGYTTTEW; encoded by the exons ATGTAACAACCGGACACAGTGCGCCGTGGTGGCCGGACCTGACGTATTTCCAGACCCCTGCCCGGGAACTTACAAATACCTGGAGGTCCAGTACGAATGCGTACCGTACA AAGTGGAACAAAAA ggcTCCTCAGTGTTCCTGTGCCCGGGGCTTCTACGCAGGGTGCACCAGAGCGAACACCTCTTCGAATCGGACCACCAATCCGGAGCCTGGTGTAAAGACCCCCTACAGGCATCGGATAAGATCTACTACATGCCCTGGACACCCTACCGTACGGACACATTAACCGAGTACTCATCCAAAGAGGACTTTGTAGCCGGCAGGCCGACTACCACCTACAAGCTACCGCACCGCGTAGACGGCACGGGTTTCGTGGTATACGACGGGGCGCTGTTCTTCAACAAGGAACGTACACGGAACATCGTCAAGTTCGATTTGCGTACCCGGATCAAGAGCGGCGAGGCTATCATCGCTAACGCTAACTACCACGATACCTCGCCTTACAGATGGGGCGGGAAATCGGACATCGACTTAGCGGTGGATGAAAACGGACTGTGGGTGATTTACGCCACCGAACAGAACAACGGGCGGGTGGTTATCAGTCAACTTAACCCCTACACCCTCCGCGTCGAGGGAACGTGGGATACGGCCTATGACAAGCGTTCGGCGTCCAATGCCTTCATGATCTGCGGCGTCCTCTACGTGGTTAAGTCCGTATACGAGGACGATGACAACGAATCGGCGGGGAATAAGATCGACTACGTATACAACACGGAGATGAGTAAAGATGGCTACCTGGACATACCTTTTCCTAACTCCTATCAGTACATAGCGGCTGTGGATTATAATCCAAGAGACAACCTACTTTACGTCTGGAACAATTACCATGTAGTCAAGTACTCGCTGGATTTTGGTGTACTGGATAACCGACTTG AGTCCTCATCCTCCATGATGGTCTACGCCGACTccaccagcacccccacaagaACCACCCAACGTCCCTTCACCACGGCGTTGCCCTTCACGTCACCCCGAACAGGAACCATCAAAATGACCGCCACAGCTTTCGCCGCTACATCTACGAGGACTTTAGCCCCGCCCAGGACTCAAACGCCAGTTGGCCGTTTAGGCGCCGGAGACCAACGACCGCCATCGTCCTCCAAAATCCCCGCAGTCAGGGTGGAGTACTGCACCCCTCTGGTCATGACGGACATCTCCTGGCCTAGAACGAAGCAGGGAGTGGTCGCCAAAATGCCCTGTCCTCCCAGCACAATAG GGGTAGCGTCTTACTCCTGTGTAGGTCCCGAGGGTTACTGGGACCCCCAAGGGCCGGATTTCACCAACTGTACCTCCCCCTGGGTCAACATCATCAGCCAGAAG TTGAAAGCTAGCGAGACGGCGGCGGTGATCGCCCGAGAACTGGCCGAGCAGACCAAGAACAACCTCCAGGCGGGTGACATCACCTACACGGTGAGGACTCTGGTGCAGTTGGTGGATCTCCTGGATGTCCAGTTGCGGAACTTGACGCCGGGTGGGAAGGACAGCGCGGCGAGGAGTCTCAATAAG ctGCAAAAAAGAGAGCGCTCCTGCCGTTATTATGTCCAG GCCATGGTGGAGACGGTCAACAATCTGCTACAGCCGCAGGCTAGGGCGGCCTGGCGCGAACTAAGTACGGGTGAACAGCTGCGAGCCGCCACTACCCTGCTGGACACGGTTGAACAGGGCGCCTTCGTGCTTGCTGACAATCTGCTGAAAACTGACATCGTACAGGAGAACGCGGAAAATATAC AGTTGGAAGTTGCACGAATGAGCACCGATGGGAATTTACCCGACCTGAAATTCCCCCAAACGGGCGGGCACGGTAGCGCCATCCACCTGTCAGCCAACACACTGAAACAACACGGACGAAACG GCGAAATCCGGATCGCTTTCGTGCTATACAAGCACATCGGAGCCTATCTGTCCACGGAAAATGCTAGCATCAAGCTAACCGGCGAAGCTATGGCTGCTAACTACTCTGTCATCGTCAACTCGCCGGTTATTACGGCCGCCATTAACAAGGACGCCAATAAAGTCTACCTCTCGGACCCGGTGGTTTTCACAGTCCGGCACTTGCAG CAATCTGAAGGGAACTTTAACCCCAACTGTTCATTTTGGAGCTACTCCAAGCGTAGCATGAGTGGCTACTGGTCCACGCAGGACTGCCGCCTACTGGCCACCAATAGAAGCCACACAAGTTGTTCCTGCACACACTTGACCAACTTTGCTGTCCTCATGGCGCATGTGGACGTCAAG AACACGGATCCCGTTCACGATATGCTCCTGGACGTCATCACTTGGGTTGGCATCCTTCTGTCGTTGGTGTGTCTGCTGGTCAGCTTCTTCACCTTCTGCTTCTTCCGCGGACTCCAAAGCGACCGCAACACCATCCACAAGAACTTGTGCATCTGCCTCTTCATCGCAGAGTTGCTTTTCCTCGTGGGAATCAATCGCGCAGACCAGCCG ATCGCTTGTGCCATTTTCGCCGCCCTACTGCACTTCTTCTTCCTGGCCGCCTTCACCTGGATGTTCCTGGAAGGGGTGCAGCTCTACATCTTGCTGGTAGAGGTGTTTGAGAGCGAACACTCACGCCGACGCTACTTCTACCTGGCGGGATACGGACTCCCGGCTTTGGTAGTGGCCGTGTCGGCCGCCGTGGACTACCGCAGTTACGGCACCGATAGAGT TTGCTGGCTCCGCCTTGACACCTACTTCATCTGGAGTTTCATTGGACCGGCGACCTTGATAATTATG CTCAACGTCATCTTTCTTGGCATCGCGCTCTACAAGATGTTCCACCACACGGCCATCCTCAAGCCCGATTCTGGTTGCCTGGACAACATCAA ATCATGGGTCATTGGCGCCATTGCCTTACTATGCCTATTAGGCCTAACCTGGGCCTTCGGATTGATGTACGTCAACGAAACCACGGTGGTCATGGCTTACCTCTTCACCATCTTCAACTCGCTCCAGGGAATGTTTATCTTCATATTCCACTGCGTTCTACAGAAGAAG GTGCGCAAGGAGTTTGGCAAGTGCTTGCGGACGCACTGCTGTAGTGGGAAGAGTGTAGAGAACTCTACCGGCTCTAAGGGGAACGCTTCCCGGGCTCCTGGACGATACTCTGCCGCTTCACAG AGTCGAATCCGCCGAATGTGGAACGACACAGTCAGAAAACAGTCCGAATCGTCTTTCATGACCGGTGACATCAACAGCTCGGCATCCCTCAACAGAG GGGTTATGGCTAACAGTCTTATTCCTAACGCTCTCCTACGTCCTCATGGCACTAACAACCCGTATAATACCTTGCTGGGGGAGTCGGCGGTCTATAACAACCCCCTGGGCATGTACAACGCGCAAG AGCTCTACAGAGAGACAAGTATGGGCGTCAAACTAAACATTGCTTATCAAAT AGGGAATCCTGAACAACGCCCGGGATACAAGTGTCATGGATACACTACCACTGAATGGTAA